The following proteins come from a genomic window of Lytechinus pictus isolate F3 Inbred chromosome 1, Lp3.0, whole genome shotgun sequence:
- the LOC129254413 gene encoding COX assembly mitochondrial protein homolog, which produces MAEPEGRRGFAWQEDEEFLRKVEVEVLIPKKMREKAKLRCSEYVDEFTRCCKEKGLTMAFSCRKENRALKDCISGYYQDKEFFEMCKKEYLAERKEFRETGVRQKDKQKAKTETSR; this is translated from the exons ATGGCAGAGCCAGAGGGTCGTCGAGGGTTCG ctTGGCAAGAGGATGAGGAATTCCTTAGAAAAGTAGAAGTTGAGGTGCTTATCCCAAAAAAGATGAGGGAGAAAGCAAAACTACGATGTTCAGAGTATGTTGATG AATTCACTAGATGCTGTAAGGAGAAAGGACTGACCATGGCATTTTCATGTCGAAAGGAAAATAGAGCACTAAAGGACTGTATTAGTGGATA CTACCAGGATAAGGAGTTCTTTGAAATGTGCAAGAAAGAGTATTTAGCTGAAAGGAAGGAATTCAGGGAGACGGGAGTGAGACAGAAGGACAAACAAAAGGCAAAGACAGAAACATCGAGATGA